The following are encoded together in the Bradyrhizobium genosp. L genome:
- a CDS encoding BMP family ABC transporter substrate-binding protein: MDFGRISRRHLLQGSAALALGSGLGIRGAAAAETTVGFIYVGSRDDYGYNQAHAQGAAAVKKLPGIKVVEEEKVAETDAVEKTIESMINLDGASLLFPTSFGYYNPHVLKMAAKFPKMHFEHCGGLWSDKDPKNAGSYFGYIDEAQFISGIVAGYSTKSGKLGFVAAKPIPQVLRNINAFTLGAKLANPKATTQVIFTGDWSMPVKEAEATNSLIDQGIDVLTCHVDGPKTMVENAARRGAMVCGYHVNQSPLAPKAYLTGAEWNWEALYPKFVKMITAGEPIPNFYRGGLKEEIVKVSPYGDMVSAEARKHADEVKAKFMANGYTIFKGPLVDNKGKTVIAAGTDRGQQDPELEKMDYLVEGVIGATA; the protein is encoded by the coding sequence ATGGATTTCGGCAGGATTTCACGAAGGCATTTGTTGCAGGGAAGCGCGGCGCTGGCATTGGGCAGCGGGCTCGGGATCCGCGGCGCGGCCGCGGCGGAGACCACGGTCGGCTTCATCTATGTCGGCTCGCGCGACGACTACGGCTACAACCAGGCGCACGCGCAGGGCGCGGCTGCCGTGAAGAAGCTGCCCGGCATCAAGGTGGTCGAGGAAGAGAAGGTGGCGGAGACCGATGCGGTCGAGAAGACCATCGAGTCCATGATCAACCTCGACGGCGCCTCGCTGCTGTTTCCGACCTCTTTCGGCTACTACAATCCGCACGTCCTCAAGATGGCGGCCAAGTTTCCCAAGATGCATTTCGAGCATTGCGGCGGCCTGTGGTCCGACAAGGACCCGAAGAACGCCGGCAGCTATTTCGGCTACATCGACGAGGCGCAATTCATCTCCGGCATCGTCGCCGGCTATTCGACCAAGAGCGGCAAGCTCGGTTTCGTCGCGGCCAAGCCGATCCCGCAGGTGCTGCGCAACATCAACGCCTTCACGTTAGGGGCCAAGCTCGCCAATCCGAAGGCCACCACGCAGGTGATCTTCACCGGCGACTGGTCGATGCCGGTCAAGGAGGCCGAAGCCACCAACAGCCTGATCGACCAGGGCATCGACGTGCTGACCTGCCATGTCGACGGCCCCAAGACCATGGTCGAGAACGCCGCGCGCCGCGGCGCGATGGTGTGCGGCTATCACGTCAACCAGTCGCCGCTGGCGCCGAAGGCCTATCTCACCGGCGCCGAATGGAATTGGGAAGCGCTCTATCCGAAGTTCGTCAAGATGATCACCGCGGGAGAACCGATCCCGAACTTCTATCGCGGCGGCCTCAAGGAGGAGATCGTCAAGGTCTCGCCCTATGGCGACATGGTCTCGGCGGAGGCGCGCAAGCACGCCGACGAGGTCAAGGCCAAGTTCATGGCCAACGGCTACACGATCTTCAAGGGGCCGCTGGTCGATAACAAGGGCAAGACCGTGATCGCGGCCGGCACCGACCGCGGCCAGCAGGATCCCGAACTCGAGAAGATGGACTATCTGGTCGAGGGCGTGATCGGAGCCACCGCGTGA
- a CDS encoding LysR family transcriptional regulator has protein sequence MSLNLHLLRLFAAVARTGSFSRAAELLHISQPAISKGVRDFELQVGCRLLDRTSKGVRPTREGAALARHAEALFAAERAAEDELQALRNLDSGSLRIGASTTIATYMIPEYLGVFHRAFPGIDLHVVSANTSDIASLMLGHEIEIALVEGPVEDENLVSTAWRTDVMALIAAPDHRFAAAGPIDIRLLADEILIVREPGSGTREVVAQALASHRVEPQRTLEIGSTEAIKQAVAAGVGVAIVSIATIDDQVSLGKLKVIPIKNVQIERTLWQLKSPGRLDVPAAVAFEGIIRETRGTKPAARSRRTDPAPRQRHARS, from the coding sequence ATGTCCCTCAACCTGCATCTGCTCCGCCTGTTCGCTGCCGTGGCGCGGACTGGAAGCTTCTCCCGCGCCGCCGAGCTGTTGCACATCAGCCAGCCGGCGATCTCCAAGGGCGTGCGGGATTTCGAGCTGCAGGTCGGCTGCCGCCTGCTCGACCGCACGTCGAAGGGAGTGCGGCCGACGCGGGAAGGCGCCGCGCTCGCTCGCCACGCCGAGGCGCTGTTCGCGGCCGAACGCGCTGCCGAGGACGAATTGCAGGCATTGCGCAATCTCGACAGCGGCTCGCTGCGGATCGGCGCCAGCACGACCATCGCGACCTACATGATCCCGGAATATCTCGGCGTGTTTCATCGCGCCTTTCCCGGCATCGATCTCCATGTGGTCAGCGCCAACACCAGCGATATCGCCAGCCTGATGCTGGGGCACGAGATCGAAATCGCGCTGGTCGAGGGGCCGGTGGAGGACGAGAATCTGGTCAGCACCGCCTGGCGCACCGACGTGATGGCGCTGATCGCGGCTCCCGATCATCGTTTTGCGGCGGCCGGCCCGATCGACATCCGACTGCTGGCCGACGAGATCCTGATCGTGCGCGAGCCCGGCTCGGGCACCCGCGAGGTGGTCGCGCAGGCACTCGCCAGCCACCGCGTCGAGCCGCAGCGCACACTCGAGATCGGCAGCACCGAGGCGATCAAGCAGGCGGTGGCCGCCGGCGTCGGGGTCGCGATCGTGTCGATCGCGACGATCGATGATCAGGTCAGCCTGGGGAAATTGAAGGTGATCCCGATCAAGAACGTGCAGATCGAGCGCACGCTCTGGCAACTGAAATCGCCGGGACGACTGGACGTTCCGGCCGCGGTTGCATTCGAGGGGATTATCCGGGAGACGCGCGGCACGAAGCCCGCGGCTAGATCGCGGCGAACAGACCCTGCGCCCAGGCAACGGCACGCTCGAAGCTGA
- a CDS encoding allantoate amidohydrolase: MSEMETAAGPKQPSLGHEIVARINELAAISETPEHLARVFLTTEHRRAADLILSWMREAGMSAHLDAIGNVCGRYEGERPGLPALMLGSHYDTVRDAGRWDGPLGVLTAIACVADLNRRGKRLPFAIEIAGFADEEGVRFASTLLGSRAIAGTFDESVLATRDRQGISMRGALLAFGLDPDHIGKAARARRELSGYVELHIEQGPVLEEKGLPVGVVSAIAGATRLAANLTGMAGHAGTVPMPLRRDALAGAAECIVAIEAFCKTDEAGLVGTVGYITAMPGATNVIPGKVSFTMDIRSQSDMHRKRAVADIVRRIEAIARRRELALQIDVTHENRSVPCAPWLKAQIADAVAGEGFPVFELPSGAGHDGMAMVDVADIGMIFVRCRGGISHNPAEHVELADADTGARVLLRFVENFRPQAA; the protein is encoded by the coding sequence ATGAGCGAGATGGAAACAGCAGCCGGCCCCAAGCAACCGTCGCTCGGCCATGAGATCGTGGCGCGGATCAACGAGCTGGCCGCGATCTCCGAGACGCCGGAGCATCTGGCGCGCGTGTTCCTCACGACGGAGCATCGCAGGGCCGCCGATCTCATCCTGTCCTGGATGCGCGAGGCCGGCATGAGCGCGCATCTCGATGCGATCGGCAATGTCTGTGGCCGCTACGAGGGCGAGCGGCCGGGCCTGCCGGCGCTGATGCTCGGCTCGCATTACGACACCGTGCGCGATGCCGGCAGATGGGACGGCCCGCTCGGCGTCCTCACCGCGATCGCCTGCGTCGCCGATCTCAATCGGCGCGGCAAGCGATTGCCGTTCGCGATCGAGATCGCGGGCTTTGCCGACGAGGAGGGCGTCCGCTTCGCCTCGACCCTGCTCGGCAGCCGCGCCATCGCCGGCACCTTTGACGAAAGCGTGCTCGCGACCCGCGACCGCCAGGGCATCTCGATGCGCGGCGCGCTGCTCGCCTTCGGGCTCGATCCCGATCATATCGGCAAAGCCGCGCGCGCCCGCCGCGAGCTCTCCGGCTATGTCGAGCTGCACATCGAACAGGGCCCGGTGCTCGAGGAAAAGGGCCTGCCGGTCGGCGTCGTCAGCGCGATCGCCGGCGCGACGCGGCTTGCGGCCAATCTCACCGGCATGGCCGGCCATGCCGGCACCGTGCCGATGCCGCTGCGGCGCGACGCGCTCGCGGGCGCCGCCGAATGCATCGTGGCGATCGAGGCGTTCTGCAAGACCGATGAAGCGGGCCTTGTCGGCACCGTCGGCTACATCACCGCGATGCCCGGCGCCACCAATGTGATCCCGGGCAAGGTCTCGTTCACGATGGACATCCGCTCGCAGAGCGACATGCATCGCAAGCGCGCGGTCGCCGACATCGTGCGGCGGATCGAGGCGATCGCCAGGCGCCGCGAGCTCGCGTTGCAGATCGACGTCACCCACGAGAACCGCAGCGTGCCTTGCGCGCCCTGGCTGAAAGCGCAGATCGCGGACGCCGTCGCGGGCGAGGGATTCCCCGTCTTCGAGCTGCCGAGCGGGGCCGGGCATGATGGCATGGCGATGGTCGACGTCGCCGACATCGGCATGATCTTCGTGCGCTGCCGCGGCGGGATCAGCCACAATCCGGCCGAGCATGTCGAGCTCGCCGACGCCGACACCGGCGCGCGGGTGCTGTTGCGGTTTGTCGAGAATTTCCGGCCGCAGGCGGCCTGA
- a CDS encoding ABC transporter permease: MTTDTAESVDAVAVAPAADPGFLQRYGAGIEYILIPGAALVGALAVFGAFVAVYGKNPLDLYFYMYYGAFGTWFSWQNTLTRAAPLILTALCTALPAQLGMVIIGGEGALLIGALSATAAALAVQGAAPIVVQIAMVVAGVIGGGLWIALSGGLRQYRGVNETISSLLLVYIALAILNHLVEGPMRDPASLNKPSTREIGAANMIGSIPGTDVHWGLVFGLVAAIAAYILIFHTTFGFAARVAGGNIRAAKIVGLGVSKLILTICFLAGGCAGLAGMIEVAAVQGRTNANLAAGYGFTGILVAFLARHNPLAIIPVAILLGGISASGGLLQRRLGLPDASVLVLQGIIFVFVLASDALYGRIGFLKGKS; encoded by the coding sequence GTGACCACGGACACGGCGGAATCGGTCGACGCAGTCGCCGTCGCGCCGGCCGCCGATCCCGGATTCCTCCAGCGCTACGGCGCTGGTATCGAATACATCCTGATCCCGGGCGCGGCGCTGGTCGGCGCGCTCGCGGTGTTCGGGGCGTTCGTCGCTGTCTATGGCAAGAACCCGCTCGATCTGTATTTCTACATGTATTACGGCGCGTTCGGCACCTGGTTCTCCTGGCAGAACACGCTGACCCGGGCTGCACCCTTGATCCTGACCGCACTGTGCACCGCGCTGCCGGCGCAGCTCGGCATGGTGATCATCGGCGGCGAAGGCGCGCTGCTGATCGGCGCGCTGTCGGCAACCGCGGCAGCGCTGGCCGTGCAAGGCGCGGCGCCGATCGTGGTGCAGATCGCGATGGTGGTCGCGGGCGTAATCGGCGGCGGGCTCTGGATCGCGCTGTCAGGAGGCCTGCGACAGTATCGCGGCGTCAACGAGACGATCTCGAGCCTGCTGCTGGTCTACATCGCGCTCGCGATCCTCAACCATCTGGTCGAGGGGCCGATGCGCGATCCGGCGAGCCTCAACAAGCCGTCGACGCGGGAGATCGGCGCCGCCAATATGATCGGCAGCATTCCCGGCACCGACGTGCATTGGGGCCTGGTGTTCGGCCTGGTCGCCGCGATCGCAGCCTACATCCTGATCTTCCACACCACCTTCGGCTTCGCCGCGCGCGTCGCCGGCGGCAACATCCGCGCCGCGAAGATCGTGGGCCTCGGCGTCAGCAAACTGATCCTGACGATCTGCTTCCTCGCCGGCGGCTGCGCCGGGCTCGCCGGCATGATCGAGGTCGCGGCCGTACAGGGCCGCACCAATGCCAACCTTGCGGCGGGTTACGGCTTCACCGGCATCCTCGTCGCCTTCCTGGCGCGGCACAATCCGCTCGCGATCATTCCGGTGGCGATCCTGCTCGGCGGCATCTCAGCCTCCGGCGGGCTGCTGCAGCGCCGGCTCGGCCTGCCCGACGCCTCGGTGCTGGTGCTGCAAGGCATCATCTTCGTGTTCGTGCTCGCAAGCGATGCACTCTACGGGCGGATCGGCTTCCTGAAGGGAAAGAGCTGA
- a CDS encoding ABC transporter permease, translating into MADASLGLWTVPLAVFGGAIRVSTPFLFVSLGECITERSGRINLGLEGTLVMGAMSAYGISYLSGSPWLGVLAAGITGALFGALHAGICSLPRVNDIAVGIALMLLGTGLAFFLGKPLIEPTAARLPAIDFGWWSDIPQVRAALRINVLFLIGVAIAPLLTWAFRTTRWGLLIRTAGESADAARAMGHSVLLIRLRATMVGGFLAGIGGSFLSLFYPGSWNEGLSSGQGITAVALVIFARWNPMLCLWASLAFGGAAALGPALQSVGITSGYHLFNAAPYILTLAIMIITCSPKRTLTGAPAELSITR; encoded by the coding sequence ATGGCGGATGCATCGCTCGGGCTCTGGACCGTTCCGCTCGCCGTGTTCGGCGGCGCCATCCGCGTCTCGACGCCGTTTTTGTTCGTCAGCCTCGGCGAATGCATCACAGAGCGAAGCGGCCGCATCAATCTCGGCCTCGAAGGCACGCTGGTGATGGGCGCGATGAGCGCCTATGGCATCTCCTACCTGTCCGGCTCGCCGTGGCTCGGCGTGCTTGCCGCCGGCATCACCGGTGCGCTGTTCGGCGCGCTGCATGCCGGCATCTGCTCGCTGCCGCGGGTCAACGATATCGCAGTCGGCATCGCGTTGATGCTGCTCGGCACCGGGCTGGCCTTCTTCCTCGGCAAGCCGCTGATCGAGCCGACCGCGGCAAGATTGCCGGCGATCGATTTCGGCTGGTGGAGCGACATCCCGCAGGTGCGCGCGGCGCTGCGCATCAACGTGCTGTTCCTGATCGGCGTCGCGATCGCGCCGCTGCTCACCTGGGCGTTCCGGACTACGCGCTGGGGCCTCTTGATCCGCACCGCCGGCGAAAGCGCCGACGCGGCGCGCGCGATGGGCCATTCGGTGCTGCTGATTCGCTTGCGCGCCACCATGGTCGGCGGCTTCCTCGCCGGCATCGGCGGCTCGTTCCTGTCGCTGTTCTATCCCGGCAGCTGGAACGAGGGCCTCTCCTCAGGACAGGGCATCACCGCGGTGGCGCTGGTGATCTTCGCGCGCTGGAATCCGATGCTCTGCCTGTGGGCCTCGCTCGCCTTCGGCGGCGCCGCGGCACTCGGCCCTGCCCTGCAATCAGTCGGCATCACCTCCGGTTATCACCTGTTCAACGCCGCGCCCTACATCCTGACCCTGGCGATCATGATCATCACCTGCTCGCCGAAGCGCACGCTGACCGGCGCGCCGGCCGAATTGTCCATCACCCGATAG
- a CDS encoding CHAT domain-containing protein — MSLEWIALTVVGLLVSHTSAALLGSTIKDFFRNRLQKKPTVVLRSKIGGRDTFKFDHWVSDLPHDLAKQLETLGTDFLIKKDGPDPDLLDGAPPKAPVVPKLKPRTIDANFVTEKFEPGAVGTLTITIRLPTSAVKGKWQGQALLQPDGGAIDVILETQGFTLVSERPPPVEVSDERDTPPMAFELRIEESNPRWIHVLLVQGGSPVGELTINDFSQLGADAAHRASTDFRPSSEADLTLVIRSTDGRIEVSSPRGRASLDHVTISGFRYPQMPFRKLLAGRLKDLYDSKSNPEDTEREMKLVGAELAGCLPPDLIKLLRRDDIKSIMLRHEEDFDFPLELVFLDDAKDPFFIGDRIAICRWFLGVTNPPDIVAKKLARVAFLKGTDAAFAADERLLQGLFGQQAETFGARGEVVEKIFKTANFDLIHFTGHCRQKDDTQGGLELADGSFLRLGDVGQLEAERKFAASYPFVLLNACASATPFLGLTQRDSFGHRFVMSQACAVVGTLWPVSGPIANDFAQRFYAALSAETIGRALLTAKKALADGTDAGGADERQKALRKLARQVAARSYCLFANPDLRVSGLKQLEKINVVS; from the coding sequence GTGTCGCTTGAATGGATAGCACTTACAGTTGTCGGGCTCTTGGTTTCCCACACGTCGGCCGCCTTGCTCGGATCGACGATCAAGGATTTCTTCCGGAACCGCTTGCAAAAGAAACCGACCGTTGTCCTCCGGAGCAAGATTGGCGGTCGGGACACGTTTAAGTTCGACCACTGGGTTTCCGATCTGCCGCACGACCTCGCCAAACAGCTTGAAACGCTCGGCACAGATTTTCTCATCAAGAAGGACGGACCGGATCCCGATCTCCTTGATGGCGCTCCCCCGAAGGCTCCGGTCGTGCCCAAGCTCAAGCCCCGTACGATCGACGCGAATTTCGTGACGGAGAAGTTCGAGCCGGGCGCCGTCGGGACGTTGACCATTACCATTCGACTTCCAACCAGCGCCGTGAAGGGGAAGTGGCAGGGGCAGGCGTTGCTGCAGCCGGATGGCGGCGCGATCGATGTCATCCTGGAGACCCAGGGTTTCACGCTGGTGTCGGAGCGTCCGCCGCCGGTCGAGGTGTCCGATGAGCGGGATACTCCGCCGATGGCTTTCGAACTGCGCATCGAAGAGAGCAATCCGCGCTGGATACATGTTCTTCTGGTGCAAGGCGGTTCGCCGGTCGGTGAACTGACGATCAACGATTTCTCCCAATTGGGGGCGGACGCGGCCCACCGGGCCAGCACAGACTTTCGGCCGAGCAGCGAAGCCGACCTGACCCTCGTCATACGCTCGACGGACGGTCGGATCGAAGTTTCGAGTCCTCGCGGGAGAGCGTCTCTCGACCACGTCACCATTTCCGGCTTTCGGTATCCTCAAATGCCGTTCCGCAAGTTGCTGGCCGGGCGCCTCAAGGACCTCTACGATTCGAAATCAAATCCCGAAGACACCGAGCGCGAGATGAAACTCGTCGGTGCCGAGCTTGCAGGGTGCCTGCCGCCGGATTTGATCAAGCTGTTGCGCCGTGACGACATCAAATCGATCATGCTGCGTCACGAGGAGGATTTTGATTTCCCCCTCGAGCTGGTGTTCCTGGACGACGCGAAGGATCCGTTCTTCATTGGCGATCGAATCGCGATCTGCCGGTGGTTCCTTGGGGTGACGAATCCACCGGATATCGTGGCAAAGAAACTTGCGAGGGTTGCCTTCCTCAAGGGCACCGACGCGGCGTTCGCCGCCGACGAACGGCTTCTGCAAGGCTTGTTCGGTCAGCAGGCTGAGACGTTCGGCGCGCGAGGAGAGGTCGTCGAAAAGATCTTCAAGACCGCGAATTTCGACCTGATTCACTTCACCGGCCATTGCCGCCAGAAGGACGATACCCAGGGCGGCCTTGAATTGGCCGATGGCTCGTTCCTGCGTCTCGGCGACGTCGGGCAACTCGAGGCCGAGCGCAAATTTGCCGCGTCGTATCCTTTCGTGCTCTTGAATGCCTGCGCCAGCGCCACGCCCTTTTTGGGGCTGACGCAGCGCGACAGCTTCGGACACCGCTTCGTCATGAGCCAGGCCTGCGCCGTCGTCGGGACGCTGTGGCCGGTCTCGGGACCGATTGCCAATGATTTCGCCCAGCGCTTCTACGCGGCGCTTTCGGCCGAGACGATTGGCCGCGCACTACTCACGGCGAAAAAGGCGCTGGCGGATGGCACCGATGCAGGCGGCGCCGACGAGCGACAGAAGGCCTTGCGCAAGCTCGCGCGGCAGGTTGCGGCGCGCAGCTATTGCCTGTTTGCAAATCCCGATCTTCGTGTGTCTGGTCTCAAGCAGTTGGAGAAAATCAATGTCGTCAGCTGA
- a CDS encoding formamidase → MNGLGGLNKSPNGVVIGLVQLQLPVVATKADLARQTERIVWMVGKARRNLGTMDLVVFPEYALHGLSMDTNPEIMCRLDGPEVAAFKKACVDNRIWGCFSIMEFNPHGNPYNSGLIIDDHGEIKLYYRKFHPWIPVEPWEPGDVGIPVIEGPKGAKIALIICHDGMFPEMARECAYKGAEIMIRTAGYTAPIRESWRFTNQANAFQNLMVTANVCMCGSDGSFDSMGEGMIVNFDGSIMAHGTTGRVDEIITAEVRPDLVREARINWGVENNIYQLWHRGYVAVKGGAMDCPYTFMQDMVSGRFRLPWEDQVKITDGTSCGFAAPTRMFGTTAKAAE, encoded by the coding sequence ATGAACGGGCTTGGTGGTCTCAACAAATCACCCAATGGGGTGGTGATCGGGCTGGTGCAGCTGCAATTGCCCGTGGTCGCGACCAAGGCCGATCTGGCGCGGCAGACCGAACGCATCGTCTGGATGGTCGGCAAGGCCCGGCGCAATCTCGGCACCATGGACCTCGTTGTGTTCCCCGAATACGCCCTGCACGGGCTGTCGATGGACACCAATCCGGAAATCATGTGCCGGCTCGACGGGCCGGAGGTCGCAGCGTTCAAGAAGGCATGCGTCGACAACAGGATCTGGGGCTGCTTCTCCATCATGGAGTTCAACCCGCACGGCAATCCCTACAATTCCGGCCTGATCATCGACGATCACGGCGAGATCAAGCTCTACTACCGCAAATTCCATCCCTGGATTCCGGTCGAACCGTGGGAGCCAGGCGACGTCGGCATTCCCGTGATCGAGGGCCCGAAGGGCGCCAAGATCGCGCTGATCATCTGCCACGACGGCATGTTCCCGGAGATGGCGCGCGAATGCGCCTACAAGGGCGCGGAGATCATGATCCGCACCGCCGGCTACACCGCGCCGATCCGCGAGAGCTGGCGCTTCACCAACCAGGCCAATGCATTCCAGAACCTGATGGTGACGGCCAATGTCTGCATGTGCGGCTCCGACGGCTCGTTCGACTCGATGGGCGAAGGCATGATCGTCAATTTCGACGGCAGCATCATGGCGCACGGCACCACGGGGCGCGTCGACGAGATCATCACCGCCGAGGTCCGGCCCGACCTCGTGCGCGAGGCGCGGATCAACTGGGGCGTCGAGAACAACATCTATCAGCTCTGGCACCGCGGCTACGTCGCGGTGAAGGGCGGCGCGATGGACTGCCCCTACACCTTCATGCAGGACATGGTGTCCGGCCGCTTCCGCCTGCCGTGGGAGGATCAGGTCAAAATCACCGACGGCACATCTTGCGGCTTTGCCGCGCCGACGCGGATGTTCGGCACGACGGCGAAGGCGGCGGAGTGA
- a CDS encoding YeiH family protein, producing MPEPAKGQGGKQAQKQGALKRAFLLIPGILLCGVITVIALGIQAAEERVFDHPYIEALVVAILLGMAVRTAWQPSERWRSGIAFSAKQLLEVAVMLLGASISFAAIVASGGLLIGAIVVTVVIMLAVSYGLSRMLGLKAKLSILIACGNSICGNSAIAAVAPVIDADGDDIVSSISFTAILGVLMVLGLPLLIPLLKLTATQYGILAGLTVYAVPQVLAATVPAGIVSTQIGTLVKLVRVLMLGPIVLGLSLFVARRKREAGTAKAAPISPFKLVPWFIIGFLLLAALRSFQLVPDVAITPVTKIAAVLTVVSMAALGLGVDVRVLSTVGGRVTAAVTLSLMLLLGLSIGLVHVFK from the coding sequence GTGCCGGAACCAGCCAAAGGCCAAGGGGGCAAGCAAGCGCAGAAGCAGGGGGCGCTGAAGCGCGCCTTTCTGCTCATTCCAGGCATCCTGCTCTGCGGGGTGATCACGGTCATCGCGCTCGGCATCCAGGCCGCCGAGGAGCGCGTCTTCGACCACCCCTACATCGAGGCGCTGGTGGTCGCGATCCTGCTCGGCATGGCCGTGCGCACCGCCTGGCAGCCGTCGGAGCGCTGGCGCTCCGGGATCGCGTTCAGCGCCAAGCAGCTGCTCGAGGTCGCCGTGATGCTGCTCGGCGCCTCGATCAGCTTTGCGGCGATCGTGGCGTCGGGCGGGCTCCTGATCGGCGCAATTGTGGTGACGGTCGTGATCATGCTGGCGGTAAGCTATGGTCTCAGCCGGATGCTCGGGCTGAAGGCAAAACTCTCGATCCTGATCGCGTGCGGCAATTCGATCTGCGGCAACTCGGCGATCGCAGCCGTGGCGCCGGTGATCGACGCCGACGGCGACGACATCGTCTCGTCGATCTCGTTCACCGCGATCCTGGGTGTGCTGATGGTGCTCGGCCTGCCGCTGCTGATCCCGTTGCTCAAACTGACGGCGACGCAATACGGCATCCTCGCCGGCCTTACGGTTTATGCCGTGCCGCAGGTGCTGGCAGCGACGGTGCCGGCCGGCATCGTCTCGACTCAGATCGGCACGCTGGTGAAGCTGGTGCGGGTCCTGATGCTGGGCCCGATCGTGCTCGGCCTCTCGCTGTTCGTGGCACGCCGCAAGCGCGAGGCCGGCACCGCGAAGGCCGCGCCCATCAGCCCGTTCAAGCTGGTGCCCTGGTTCATCATCGGCTTCCTGCTGCTGGCCGCGCTGCGCTCGTTCCAGCTCGTGCCTGACGTGGCGATCACGCCGGTGACGAAGATTGCCGCTGTTCTCACCGTGGTCTCGATGGCGGCGCTCGGACTCGGCGTCGACGTGCGGGTTCTGTCGACGGTCGGAGGGCGCGTGACGGCGGCCGTCACGCTGTCGCTCATGTTGCTGCTGGGCTTGAGCATCGGACTGGTGCACGTCTTCAAATAG
- a CDS encoding Pepco domain-containing protein, with amino-acid sequence MSSADKVIIFTKNADEFELLGEKSKVELPVDDLRRNLEEFMSAFKDILPAAEKPAAGLGLKTISVALGINGKGQVGFLGTGVEVGGSATLTLTFDRS; translated from the coding sequence ATGTCGTCAGCTGACAAAGTCATCATCTTCACCAAGAACGCCGACGAATTCGAGCTTCTTGGCGAGAAGAGCAAGGTGGAGCTTCCGGTCGATGATCTTCGTCGAAACCTCGAAGAGTTCATGAGCGCCTTCAAGGATATCCTGCCAGCGGCCGAGAAGCCTGCGGCGGGGCTTGGCCTCAAGACGATCTCCGTTGCGCTCGGCATCAACGGCAAAGGCCAGGTCGGTTTTCTCGGAACCGGTGTCGAAGTCGGCGGCAGCGCGACGTTGACGCTGACCTTCGATCGCAGTTGA
- a CDS encoding cysteine hydrolase family protein, whose amino-acid sequence MMTSSGTIAAEPEPITLDWSGTALVIIDMQRDFLEPGGFGETLGNDVSQLARAVEPIAAVLQAARDAGLLVIHTREGHLPDLSDAPPAKLERGAPSLRIGDPGPMGRILIRGEEGHDIIAELYPRTDEIVIDKPGKGAFYATELGDILQKYGIENLLVCGVTTEVCVNTTVREANDRGYRCVVISDGCASYFPEFHEMGLKMIKAQGGIFGWVADSAAVLEALAG is encoded by the coding sequence ATGATGACCTCAAGCGGCACGATCGCGGCGGAGCCGGAACCGATCACGCTCGACTGGAGCGGGACCGCGCTCGTCATCATCGACATGCAGCGCGATTTCCTCGAGCCCGGCGGGTTCGGCGAGACGCTCGGCAATGACGTGAGCCAGCTCGCCCGCGCGGTCGAGCCGATTGCCGCCGTGCTGCAGGCGGCGCGCGATGCCGGATTGCTGGTGATCCACACCCGCGAAGGCCATCTGCCCGATCTCTCCGACGCGCCGCCGGCGAAGCTCGAGCGCGGCGCGCCGTCATTGCGGATCGGCGATCCTGGCCCGATGGGCCGGATCCTGATCCGCGGCGAGGAGGGGCACGACATCATTGCCGAGCTCTATCCGCGCACCGACGAGATCGTGATCGACAAGCCCGGCAAGGGCGCGTTCTACGCCACCGAGCTCGGCGATATCCTGCAGAAATACGGCATCGAGAATCTCCTGGTGTGCGGCGTCACCACCGAGGTCTGCGTCAACACCACGGTGCGCGAGGCGAACGATCGCGGCTACCGCTGCGTCGTGATCTCCGACGGCTGCGCGTCCTATTTCCCTGAATTCCACGAGATGGGCCTGAAGATGATCAAGGCCCAGGGCGGCATCTTCGGCTGGGTTGCCGATTCCGCCGCGGTGCTGGAGGCGCTCGCTGGCTAG